The Streptomyces sp. NBC_00435 nucleotide sequence GGTGTGCGCCGCCCTGAACACCCCCGGGGCGGACCTCCTGCACCCGCACTGGGCCGACCCCACCCCCGGGCGCGGTCTCTTCCCGCCGATGGGTACGTCCGGCTTCGGCGCCGGCGTACGGTTCGCCGACGTCACGGGCGACGGCCGCGACGAGTACCTGTACGTCAGCGAGGAGGGCTCGGTGACGGCCTGGCTCAACGACGGCCGGCAGGGTGACGACGACCAGATCCCGTACTTCGGGCGCAACCTGGGTGTCATCGCCCCAGGGGTCCGCGGCGCCACCCGCGAGCAGATCCGCTTCGCCGACGTCAACGGAGACCGACGCGCCGACTTCCTGCGCGTCGCGGAGTCCGGGGCGGTCGATGCCTACATCAACACTGCCGACAGCGACGGCACCATCCACTGGAAGGAGTGGCTGAACTGGGCCGGCGGCGTCCAGGGCGGCTCCCGCGACAAGCTGCGGCTCGCCGATGTCAACGGCGACCACAAGGACGACTACCTGATGGTCGGCAGTACCGGAGCGGTCCACGCCTACATCAACAACGGGGGCGGAGGCGCGGGCAGCTTCATCAAGGAGCTCTACTTCGTCGGCGAAACCGGCTACCCGGGCGACAAGACCACCTTCCGCGACGTCGACGGCGACGGCAAGGCCGACTACGTCGTCATCTACGACGGGGGAGCCGTCCGCGCCTGGCAGAACCGCGGAGGCAACACGGGATAGCCGGGAGGACCTTCCGGCGGTACCCCGATCGCGGGTGCCCGGACACGGTGACGTGTCCGGGCACCCGCCCCGGCGCTCACCGCACTAGGACACCGGGGTCAGGTACATCCCGCTCTGGTCGGCCCCGGCGGTGTTCTTGCAGCCGAACCCGCTGCTCGCCGGCTGCGCCACGGCCAGCGCCAGGCAGCGCCCGACCGCGAGCTGCCCGAAGTAGTTCGGGTGCATGGACTCCTGGACGAGCCCCTGGGTCTCGCTGCTGTCGATCCAGCGCGCCCACTCGCTGGTCTTCGCCGAGGCCGGCGCCGAGCTGGTCACGAGCTTGCTCGCCTTCGCGCACACCTCACGGCCCTGCAGCATGTCCCGCAGGTCCAGGAACTGCACGCCCTTGGCGGCGGCGACCCCCTTGATGCGGGCCGCGAGCTGCGGCACGAGGGAGTCGCGCGCCCAGTCCGAGTCCTTGTTCCAGAACGGGCAGCCGCCGGTGTTGAGCCGGCTCCAGTCGCTCTGGGTGTACCGGTTCTCCGCGCCGCGCGGGATCGGCGACGGGTAGGACTGCAGCACGATCCGGTACGAGGAGTCGGCGTAACCGGCGCCGCGCATGACGGCCCGTACCTCGTCGACCGACTTGCCGACGCCGGCCATCACGCCGTCGATCTTCTGGTCGACCCCGGCCTGCTGGTCGTCGTAGCAGTAGGAGTTCCAGAGCACGAAGTCGTACGCGCACTCCTTGATGATGTCGGCGAAGCCGAGGTCGTTCCCGCCGATGGACAGCGCGATGACCTTGACGTTGTTGCTCGCGGCCACGGCGGCGAGCTGATCCGCCTGCGGGGCCTCGCCCTTGAAGGCGACGCCGCCGTTGGAGGCGCGGAACACGTTCTGGGAGGT carries:
- a CDS encoding GDSL-type esterase/lipase family protein, whose translation is MAFPLAAGALVAAGAGTAVAGPGYGPGSGPTAVVSLGDSYISGEAGRWKGNSLTNSGNRTGTDRAWVSGSSYDPGKVYGATAGGCHRSDSAEVKSAGAIADVAINLACSGATSQNVFRASNGGVAFKGEAPQADQLAAVAASNNVKVIALSIGGNDLGFADIIKECAYDFVLWNSYCYDDQQAGVDQKIDGVMAGVGKSVDEVRAVMRGAGYADSSYRIVLQSYPSPIPRGAENRYTQSDWSRLNTGGCPFWNKDSDWARDSLVPQLAARIKGVAAAKGVQFLDLRDMLQGREVCAKASKLVTSSAPASAKTSEWARWIDSSETQGLVQESMHPNYFGQLAVGRCLALAVAQPASSGFGCKNTAGADQSGMYLTPVS